One segment of Candidatus Neomarinimicrobiota bacterium DNA contains the following:
- a CDS encoding aminotransferase class III-fold pyridoxal phosphate-dependent enzyme, with translation MANVTITGYGDDLTINGVRLGDLTPSQHEKIERENGGNNYSPLEDVVVSHVKDSSTLIVRKPDPKDISSYIEEELIDGLCCYSAVNQGQLNQTIVDAVVKHLTEEKLPTVPRSIRHKYMAGFLMAATGVTGMDRVVPKVAGVEAPELMFKLSRRWGYRIKGIPKNEAIVVAAKGNFHGRSMTAISLSDDPDAYEDFGPKLSGIELVEYNNIDALKSLFEEKGDRIASYMVEPIQGEAGVIVPDKDYWPQVAALCKEYNILLAMDEVQTGFARTGANFAHQLFGVKPDLMGCGKAAGGGILPVSFVAGSDEVIGVLTPGSEGSTFGGYPLGAVVATFAIKVMEDENLAQKAEERGEQLISRFKAMQDKFPDKVKEVRGEGLLTAFEMHDEPNLDGHTVSVELLKQGVYAKETHHSTVRVAPALTISADQIDRIADAIDNVVASL, from the coding sequence ATGGCTAATGTAACAATCACAGGATATGGTGACGATTTAACCATTAATGGCGTTCGCTTGGGCGATTTGACGCCGTCCCAACATGAAAAAATTGAAAGAGAAAATGGCGGTAATAATTATAGCCCCCTAGAAGATGTCGTTGTTTCTCATGTAAAAGATTCTTCAACCTTAATTGTGCGAAAACCTGACCCTAAAGATATTTCATCATACATTGAAGAAGAATTGATTGATGGTCTTTGTTGCTATTCTGCTGTTAACCAAGGTCAGTTAAACCAGACCATAGTGGATGCGGTTGTTAAACATTTGACGGAAGAAAAGTTGCCCACAGTCCCACGCTCTATCAGACATAAATATATGGCAGGATTTTTGATGGCAGCTACCGGTGTAACTGGCATGGATCGCGTGGTCCCCAAAGTTGCCGGAGTTGAAGCACCCGAATTGATGTTTAAACTTTCCAGAAGATGGGGTTATCGGATAAAAGGAATTCCTAAAAATGAAGCCATTGTTGTAGCGGCTAAAGGGAATTTCCATGGAAGATCAATGACGGCAATCTCCTTATCTGACGATCCAGATGCTTATGAAGATTTCGGTCCAAAATTGTCCGGTATTGAATTGGTAGAATACAACAATATTGACGCTCTTAAATCTTTGTTTGAAGAAAAGGGAGATCGAATTGCCTCTTACATGGTTGAGCCGATTCAAGGAGAAGCAGGTGTTATTGTCCCCGATAAAGATTACTGGCCCCAAGTTGCAGCATTATGTAAAGAGTATAATATTTTATTAGCAATGGATGAAGTCCAAACAGGATTCGCAAGAACAGGCGCAAATTTCGCCCATCAATTATTTGGTGTTAAACCAGATCTCATGGGTTGTGGTAAAGCAGCAGGTGGTGGCATTCTACCCGTTTCATTTGTGGCGGGGAGCGATGAAGTGATAGGTGTATTAACACCGGGTTCCGAAGGCTCAACCTTTGGAGGATATCCTCTGGGTGCAGTTGTTGCTACTTTTGCCATAAAAGTGATGGAAGATGAAAATCTTGCGCAAAAGGCAGAAGAAAGAGGCGAACAATTGATATCGCGGTTTAAAGCAATGCAAGACAAGTTCCCAGATAAGGTGAAAGAAGTCCGTGGCGAAGGGTTATTGACTGCTTTTGAAATGCATGATGAACCGAACCTTGATGGACATACCGTATCAGTTGAGCTTCTCAAACAAGGTGTTTATGCAAAAGAAACGCACCATTCCACCGTCCGGGTCGCGCCGGCATTAACCATTTCTGCAGATCAAATCGACCGCATTGCTGATGCGATTGATAATGTAGTAGCATCACTTTAA
- a CDS encoding dihydroorotate dehydrogenase electron transfer subunit has protein sequence MKIERALIISNKEVAYNIWEMHFEAPQIADAYSGSGQFINILAMDNWNHPLRRPMSIASATDGAVSIIYKIFGDVTKILSEKKTGDTVELMGPLGNTFTNWKNGSCPILVGGGVGLAPILNLKHECDSNKVDHTIIIGARTGNEHFMTHEPDNDIYLTSDDGKNGEKGNVMGPLERIIHEKNNPYIYACGPEPMLEAVGKFAMSNNVPAQLSVESYMGCGIGLCQGCVVSRQNGEVKDHSYHQKYSLVCLDGPVYEAKDIHIG, from the coding sequence ATGAAAATTGAACGCGCTCTAATAATTTCAAACAAGGAAGTGGCATACAATATTTGGGAAATGCACTTTGAAGCACCTCAAATAGCCGATGCTTATTCCGGCTCTGGCCAGTTTATTAATATCCTAGCCATGGACAATTGGAACCACCCTTTACGTCGACCCATGAGTATTGCTTCTGCTACGGATGGTGCAGTTTCAATCATTTATAAAATTTTTGGTGATGTGACTAAAATTCTTTCGGAAAAGAAGACCGGCGATACGGTGGAATTAATGGGACCGTTGGGAAATACATTCACGAATTGGAAGAATGGATCATGCCCTATTTTAGTCGGGGGCGGCGTAGGTTTAGCACCAATCCTAAATTTGAAACATGAGTGCGATTCCAATAAAGTTGATCATACCATTATTATTGGTGCCCGAACTGGGAATGAGCATTTTATGACACATGAACCTGATAATGACATTTATCTCACCTCTGATGATGGAAAGAATGGTGAAAAAGGCAATGTAATGGGTCCTTTGGAGCGAATTATCCATGAAAAAAATAATCCATATATTTATGCTTGTGGCCCTGAACCAATGCTGGAAGCGGTTGGTAAATTTGCCATGAGTAACAACGTACCGGCACAATTATCGGTTGAGAGTTATATGGGGTGTGGAATCGGCCTTTGTCAAGGCTGTGTTGTGTCGCGCCAAAATGGTGAGGTCAAGGACCACAGCTACCACCAGAAATATTCATTGGTCTGTCTCGATGGCCCCGTCTATGAAGCAAAGGATATCCACATTGGCTGA
- a CDS encoding phosphatidate cytidylyltransferase: MKSSFWNRLPITILGIPAIIYLLNEGGMVFAGFVTIVIFLSLIEFYSLKKKSDIYPNKFVGIFMAFSVCFIYIEYPHAHPTNILTSIILLIVIGLFMEMFSGRKKPIENISVTLGGVVYIAGLLGAMIALRNWDTMNGSRFTMVMIFSVWICDSCAYTFGILWGKKKLIERISPNKTIVGFVGGIVGSFASFYFMNTYGFIQYELSLIHILVLTFIVGVCGQLGDFVESMFKRDAGVKDSGKLLLGHGGVLDRFDSLIFTSPLIFIFVSFL; this comes from the coding sequence ATGAAAAGTTCATTTTGGAATCGATTGCCCATTACAATTTTGGGCATTCCTGCAATTATCTATTTATTGAATGAAGGTGGAATGGTATTTGCCGGGTTTGTTACTATAGTTATTTTTCTCAGTTTAATTGAATTCTATTCTCTTAAAAAGAAAAGTGATATTTATCCAAATAAATTTGTGGGCATATTCATGGCCTTTTCTGTTTGTTTCATCTACATTGAGTATCCACATGCACACCCGACAAATATTCTCACAAGCATTATACTGCTAATTGTGATTGGTCTTTTTATGGAAATGTTTAGTGGCCGAAAAAAGCCAATTGAAAATATTTCTGTTACACTCGGAGGTGTTGTATATATCGCGGGACTTCTTGGCGCAATGATCGCATTGAGAAATTGGGATACAATGAATGGATCTCGATTTACCATGGTAATGATATTTTCTGTCTGGATTTGTGATTCCTGTGCTTATACATTTGGAATTCTATGGGGGAAGAAAAAACTAATAGAACGAATCAGTCCAAATAAAACTATTGTGGGATTTGTTGGTGGTATCGTTGGGTCTTTTGCCTCGTTCTACTTCATGAATACCTATGGCTTTATTCAGTATGAGCTATCTTTGATTCATATTCTAGTTCTCACCTTTATTGTAGGAGTATGTGGACAGTTGGGTGATTTTGTTGAGTCCATGTTTAAGCGCGATGCTGGCGTAAAAGATTCAGGGAAATTGCTTTTGGGACACGGAGGAGTTCTTGACCGATTTGATTCTTTAATTTTTACCAGCCCCCTTATTTTCATTTTCGTATCTTTCTTATAG
- a CDS encoding septal ring lytic transglycosylase RlpA family protein has protein sequence MKKLCLIIFVLSLVNGCSNSPRYRTGPVKLSSSKTKKNPPALKTKSTVKHRKVMTGVSSFYAEDFHGKLTANGEVYDMYGVTAAHKTLPLNTIARVTNLENNKSLILRINDRGPYVKGRILDCSYGAAKKLDFVNNGTAKVKIEVIEWGDNKYMKHRN, from the coding sequence ATGAAAAAATTATGTTTAATAATATTTGTTTTATCATTGGTGAATGGGTGCTCAAACTCACCAAGGTATCGCACTGGACCGGTTAAATTAAGTTCGTCTAAAACAAAGAAGAATCCGCCCGCACTCAAGACGAAATCAACAGTAAAACATAGAAAAGTAATGACGGGTGTTAGCTCTTTTTATGCAGAAGATTTTCACGGTAAACTCACGGCCAATGGTGAGGTTTATGATATGTATGGTGTAACCGCCGCTCATAAAACTCTTCCTTTGAATACCATTGCCCGCGTGACGAACTTAGAGAACAATAAATCGCTTATTTTACGTATCAATGATCGCGGGCCCTATGTAAAAGGACGTATATTGGATTGTTCTTATGGTGCCGCAAAAAAACTGGACTTTGTAAATAACGGTACAGCAAAAGTAAAGATTGAAGTGATTGAGTGGGGCGATAATAAATACATGAAACACAGAAATTAA
- a CDS encoding M28 family peptidase has translation MLNKSRLTLLALIIFGCEKPLEGWNRYVHADDALKAQNAITSDLLREHISTLASDKFEGRFPGTIGEELTIKYLSNTYKELGLKPGNPNGTYIQKATMTGIVSEIKAQFITEDERWVMKLGDEIVGNSFQTKKSINIKNADVVFCGYGVNAPEYGWNDFEGVDVKGKVIIVLVNDPPVMKDGKLDDAIFGGKAMTYYGRWSYKFEEGLRQGAAGVLVVHETESAGYPFGVLQGGYDGEQLTIDDPTKTPLSFQGWIPLATAERLFKMNGLDYHEKKSAALSDDFKAVKLEAKFTSRMSNYVRRFDSNNIVAKYEGNDPVLKDEYIIYTSHWDHLGKNIKLEGDQIYNGANDNASGTGTIMAVAESFANLTQGSKRSILFLAVTAEEQGLLGAKYYSINPLYPLEKTVAVINIDAMGNTYGRTKDLIVVGKGNSELDQVLEFAASQDDKYLIPDAEPEKGFYYRSDHFAFAKQGVPALYVDAGLDVVGKGKDYGHQMKNDYTNNHYHGVSDEVKDDWDFSGMVEDARILFRVGYALSQNDAWPKWSDGTEFKAKREAMLAK, from the coding sequence ATGTTAAATAAATCCAGATTAACCCTACTTGCATTAATAATATTTGGTTGTGAAAAGCCTTTAGAGGGATGGAACAGATATGTCCATGCCGACGATGCACTTAAAGCTCAAAATGCCATTACAAGCGACTTGTTACGAGAACATATATCCACCTTGGCATCAGATAAGTTTGAAGGACGATTCCCAGGAACGATTGGGGAGGAACTCACTATAAAATATCTCTCAAATACTTATAAAGAATTGGGACTTAAGCCGGGTAACCCAAACGGCACGTATATTCAAAAAGCGACTATGACGGGCATTGTGTCCGAAATTAAAGCGCAGTTCATAACTGAGGACGAGCGTTGGGTGATGAAATTGGGTGATGAAATTGTTGGCAATTCTTTCCAAACAAAAAAATCAATAAATATTAAAAATGCGGATGTTGTTTTTTGTGGATATGGTGTGAATGCACCAGAATATGGTTGGAATGACTTTGAAGGCGTCGACGTAAAAGGAAAAGTGATTATTGTCCTTGTGAACGACCCTCCTGTTATGAAGGACGGGAAATTAGACGATGCGATTTTTGGCGGGAAAGCAATGACTTATTACGGTCGTTGGTCTTATAAATTTGAAGAAGGGTTACGCCAAGGTGCAGCAGGGGTTCTTGTGGTTCATGAAACTGAATCAGCCGGCTATCCCTTTGGCGTGTTGCAGGGTGGTTACGATGGCGAGCAACTTACCATTGATGATCCCACAAAAACGCCATTGTCCTTTCAAGGTTGGATTCCTTTAGCAACGGCAGAACGATTATTCAAAATGAATGGATTGGATTATCATGAAAAAAAATCTGCCGCATTGAGTGACGACTTTAAAGCAGTCAAATTAGAAGCAAAATTCACCAGTAGAATGAGTAATTATGTACGCCGTTTTGATTCTAATAATATTGTGGCAAAATATGAGGGAAACGATCCTGTTCTAAAAGATGAATATATAATATACACATCACACTGGGATCACCTTGGAAAAAATATAAAACTTGAGGGTGACCAAATTTATAATGGTGCCAATGATAATGCATCCGGAACTGGGACGATCATGGCAGTGGCTGAATCTTTCGCAAATCTAACCCAAGGATCGAAGCGGAGTATTTTATTCTTGGCGGTTACAGCCGAAGAGCAAGGACTCCTTGGGGCAAAATATTATAGCATTAACCCGCTATATCCGCTGGAGAAAACGGTGGCCGTCATTAATATTGATGCAATGGGGAATACATATGGGCGGACAAAAGATTTGATTGTTGTGGGTAAGGGGAATTCTGAATTAGATCAAGTTCTGGAATTTGCAGCATCTCAGGATGATAAATATCTCATTCCCGATGCAGAACCAGAAAAGGGATTTTACTATCGCTCGGACCATTTTGCTTTTGCCAAGCAGGGCGTTCCAGCTCTTTATGTTGATGCAGGTTTAGATGTTGTTGGTAAAGGAAAAGATTATGGCCATCAAATGAAAAATGATTATACCAACAATCATTACCATGGTGTGTCGGATGAGGTTAAAGATGATTGGGATTTCTCTGGGATGGTAGAAGACGCCCGAATTTTATTTAGAGTCGGTTATGCTTTAAGCCAAAATGATGCATGGCCAAAGTGGAGTGACGGAACAGAATTCAAGGCAAAAAGGGAAGCAATGTTGGCCAAATAA
- a CDS encoding tetratricopeptide repeat protein, whose product MAKNSIYTRFRILITLAVFIIISCANFKAYFNTYYNAEAYFEKAEKIRLQTRGDKLPQTAVKNYDLVIKKSRAVLDEYPDFKLKKSALSLISQSHFHRGELRAANGTLGEMKNEFGNDVFVEVEFWTSLIKWKQGKPQPAINGLNELLNHSLQEDMEAKVYLAIAEILLEQDMQTEAMDNLEKAAENIRDPNEKGQIYYRIAELSFNDKDYDRALSGYNQVIKNSQSKKQIQEGHLKTVQIYRLNGDLDLATNSIKNMLLDESYKSIFPSLELELVKLFEQQNLTTQARNRLETIIQEYPKTIVSAEAFYILGNYSIFSDWNLEEALKQFGSVGKENNKSPYVEPAKLKIKEIGAYQKSKLDFEPWFVKITELDTIPNFKLPVNEQDEIAKILYNITELEAFHFSRSDTALIYLDLLIQYAEQSQLLPKALYAKSMILEEKADSSISIALRNRIISEFPKTDYALAIIMKDDFYKPMVSTSDQKLLNAEDKWLNDPALAIDGYREILVGDTVSESSAKAAYFLAFQYDYTFIQADSAIKYYDWILKYHGNSEQAKPSQSRITILNAILSDTSTTNEN is encoded by the coding sequence ATGGCTAAAAATTCTATTTATACCCGGTTCCGAATTTTAATTACTCTAGCAGTTTTTATTATTATATCCTGTGCTAATTTCAAAGCATACTTCAATACGTACTATAATGCGGAGGCGTATTTTGAGAAAGCAGAAAAAATAAGACTTCAAACTCGTGGTGATAAACTGCCACAAACAGCGGTAAAGAATTATGATTTGGTTATTAAAAAGTCCCGTGCGGTTCTTGATGAATATCCAGATTTTAAATTAAAAAAGTCAGCACTGTCTCTCATATCACAATCACACTTTCACCGCGGTGAACTTCGTGCGGCTAATGGCACTTTAGGTGAAATGAAAAATGAATTCGGCAATGATGTTTTTGTTGAAGTGGAATTTTGGACGTCTCTTATCAAATGGAAGCAAGGTAAGCCACAGCCGGCAATTAATGGACTGAACGAACTTTTAAACCATAGCCTTCAAGAAGATATGGAAGCAAAAGTTTATCTGGCTATTGCAGAAATTTTACTTGAACAGGATATGCAGACCGAGGCTATGGACAATCTTGAAAAAGCGGCTGAAAATATTCGTGATCCAAACGAAAAAGGGCAAATATATTATCGAATCGCTGAGCTCTCTTTTAACGATAAGGATTACGACCGGGCGCTTTCAGGTTATAATCAAGTAATAAAAAATTCTCAATCTAAAAAACAAATTCAGGAAGGGCATCTCAAAACAGTTCAGATATATCGGTTAAATGGCGATTTGGACCTCGCAACCAATTCAATCAAGAATATGCTTTTAGATGAATCCTATAAATCTATTTTTCCCAGTCTTGAGTTAGAACTTGTTAAGTTGTTCGAACAGCAAAATTTGACAACTCAAGCGCGGAATCGACTGGAAACCATCATCCAGGAATATCCCAAAACTATTGTATCAGCAGAAGCGTTTTACATTCTTGGGAATTATTCAATATTTAGCGATTGGAACCTCGAGGAAGCATTGAAACAATTTGGATCAGTAGGAAAAGAAAATAATAAATCACCTTATGTGGAACCGGCAAAATTAAAAATAAAAGAAATTGGTGCTTATCAAAAATCAAAATTGGATTTTGAACCATGGTTTGTGAAAATAACAGAATTGGATACAATCCCGAATTTCAAATTACCTGTAAATGAACAAGATGAAATTGCAAAAATATTATATAACATTACTGAACTGGAAGCTTTTCATTTTTCACGCAGTGATACTGCGCTCATTTATTTAGATTTATTGATTCAATATGCGGAACAATCTCAACTTTTGCCCAAAGCATTATATGCAAAATCAATGATCCTTGAAGAAAAAGCTGATTCTTCTATTTCAATTGCTTTAAGGAATCGTATAATTTCTGAATTTCCTAAAACTGATTATGCTCTTGCTATTATTATGAAAGACGATTTTTATAAACCAATGGTTTCAACTTCTGATCAAAAATTACTGAATGCAGAAGATAAGTGGCTGAATGACCCCGCTCTAGCTATTGATGGATATAGAGAAATATTAGTTGGCGATACAGTATCTGAATCGAGTGCAAAAGCTGCATATTTCTTGGCATTCCAGTATGATTACACATTCATCCAAGCGGACAGTGCTATAAAATATTATGATTGGATATTGAAGTATCACGGCAATTCTGAACAAGCTAAACCATCTCAATCTAGAATAACAATTTTAAACGCCATCCTTTCAGACACCTCAACGACAAATGAAAATTGA
- a CDS encoding dihydroorotate dehydrogenase, whose translation MKQRISTLAELKIKIGNETFENPIWVASGTFGYGTEAPELVDVNRLGAIVTKSITRQPREGNPPPRIVETPSGMINSIGLANIGVEKYIQDMLPIYERLSTKIIMNIAGTDIQEYVEIMEMVESVSSAIVGYEINISCPNVKKGGMEFGVDCDMTAKLTEELRKLTDRLIIMKLSPNVSDVVSIGMSAQNAGADAVSAINTVVGMSINSNTGMSNIYTTYGGLSGPAIKPVGLAMVHKLYQKLSIPIVGMGGIVNGKDAVEYMMAGSTAVQVGTANFRNPGIGENILDSFDSFLDKTNRDSAFELIGSVKTHS comes from the coding sequence ATGAAGCAAAGGATATCCACATTGGCTGAATTAAAAATTAAGATTGGAAATGAAACATTTGAAAATCCTATTTGGGTTGCTTCAGGAACATTTGGTTATGGAACAGAAGCGCCGGAGCTTGTAGATGTGAATCGACTAGGCGCTATTGTAACGAAATCAATTACGCGCCAGCCGAGGGAAGGGAATCCACCACCTCGTATCGTTGAAACGCCATCTGGAATGATTAACTCGATTGGGCTTGCAAACATTGGCGTAGAAAAATATATCCAAGATATGCTACCTATTTACGAGCGTCTCTCAACAAAAATTATTATGAATATTGCCGGAACAGATATTCAAGAATATGTAGAAATCATGGAAATGGTTGAATCGGTTTCTTCGGCGATTGTGGGATATGAGATCAATATTTCTTGTCCAAATGTGAAAAAGGGCGGAATGGAGTTCGGCGTAGATTGTGATATGACAGCTAAATTAACAGAAGAATTACGCAAACTTACCGATCGCCTTATCATTATGAAATTAAGCCCCAATGTATCGGATGTTGTATCAATTGGCATGAGCGCCCAAAATGCCGGCGCAGATGCAGTTTCTGCCATTAACACAGTTGTGGGTATGAGCATTAACTCGAATACGGGAATGAGCAATATCTATACAACTTATGGCGGTCTATCGGGACCTGCCATTAAACCTGTTGGATTGGCAATGGTGCATAAGTTATATCAAAAGTTATCAATCCCGATCGTCGGTATGGGTGGCATAGTAAATGGAAAAGATGCTGTGGAATATATGATGGCCGGTTCTACCGCTGTGCAAGTGGGTACTGCTAACTTTAGAAATCCAGGAATTGGTGAAAACATTCTTGATTCCTTTGATTCATTTTTAGATAAAACAAATCGAGATTCTGCCTTCGAATTAATTGGTTCTGTCAAAACCCATTCATAA
- a CDS encoding BolA family transcriptional regulator, with protein sequence MNAEEIIKDKLSEHILLVHLDLRDTTGKHIHHKNFDGGLHLSAIIVSDDFKTKSLLERHQLVYSALGSLIKNEIHAFSMKTYTTEEWAANVS encoded by the coding sequence ATGAATGCAGAAGAAATAATTAAAGATAAATTATCCGAACATATACTTCTCGTCCATTTGGATCTGCGCGATACGACAGGGAAGCATATACATCATAAGAATTTTGATGGCGGACTTCATTTATCCGCAATAATTGTATCGGATGATTTTAAAACCAAATCTTTATTAGAACGGCATCAGCTAGTTTACAGTGCTTTGGGAAGTTTAATTAAAAATGAGATTCATGCATTTAGCATGAAAACCTATACAACGGAAGAGTGGGCAGCCAATGTCTCTTGA
- a CDS encoding isopenicillin N synthase family oxygenase gives MSLEVLTISYTDPNAPELFEYSLKNSGFAVIKDHPIPPFLIETVYTDWETFFSNDDKNNYLYHEEKQDGYFPYLTENAKGYDTKDLKEFYHVYPWGRIPEIIGPSSLELYEALTNVASTLLGWIQNSTPSKVRNLFSIPLQEMIKGSLINLFRVIHYPPISGEEEKNAIRAAAHEDINLLTVLVAGSQPGLQVKDMDGKWHDVSCDKGTIVVNSGDMLKMASNGYYPSTTHQVINPSATANVSRYSMPLFLHPRDEVILSDEQTAGSFLKERLEEIGLK, from the coding sequence ATGTCTCTTGAAGTATTAACCATTTCTTACACCGATCCGAATGCACCAGAACTTTTTGAATATTCCCTAAAAAACTCCGGATTTGCAGTTATCAAAGATCATCCTATTCCCCCTTTTCTTATTGAAACAGTTTATACTGATTGGGAAACATTTTTTTCAAATGATGATAAAAATAATTACTTATACCATGAAGAAAAACAGGATGGCTATTTCCCTTATCTCACAGAGAATGCTAAAGGGTATGACACCAAAGATTTAAAGGAATTTTACCATGTATATCCTTGGGGAAGAATACCTGAAATAATTGGGCCTTCTTCTTTAGAACTATACGAAGCTCTGACAAATGTTGCATCTACTTTATTGGGTTGGATTCAGAATTCTACACCAAGTAAAGTGAGAAACTTATTTTCAATCCCACTCCAAGAAATGATTAAAGGCAGTCTTATTAATTTATTTCGGGTAATTCATTATCCTCCAATCTCCGGTGAAGAAGAAAAGAATGCCATTCGTGCTGCCGCTCATGAAGATATAAATTTACTGACTGTATTGGTTGCAGGAAGCCAGCCTGGATTACAAGTGAAGGATATGGATGGAAAATGGCATGATGTGTCATGCGACAAAGGAACCATCGTAGTCAATTCGGGAGATATGCTAAAAATGGCTTCAAATGGTTATTACCCCTCCACAACCCACCAAGTGATTAATCCTTCAGCTACGGCTAATGTAAGCCGATATTCCATGCCTCTTTTTCTACATCCCAGAGATGAAGTTATATTGAGCGATGAGCAAACAGCTGGATCCTTTTTAAAAGAACGATTAGAAGAAATTGGCCTAAAATAA
- a CDS encoding diacylglycerol kinase family lipid kinase — protein MAKYYITVNPHGGTKKGPRILEMVMPIFESANAEVTVIETEYAGHTRDLARELDITGYDGFCCIGGDGTMHEAINGVMTRKDGLRIPIGLITGGTGNAFMHDMDCLDPINAAKRIITGRRRSIDIFKCDADGIIYYGFNIVGWGIPTDANNLAEKMRWMGTQRYNVASIIEVIRHRKRFARVEIDGNVIGADFSFIIGCNTIHTGKGMQMAPLARLDDGLIDLIIARKVGRIKLLRLFPKVFSGKHIGDPAVDYRQVSEFTIKPEDRNTLNIDGEMLGSTPIHVKVLQKELEVLV, from the coding sequence TTGGCAAAATACTACATTACCGTTAATCCCCATGGCGGGACAAAAAAAGGACCACGTATCCTTGAGATGGTGATGCCGATTTTTGAATCTGCCAATGCTGAGGTTACGGTAATTGAAACAGAATATGCTGGACATACTCGAGATTTAGCACGTGAATTGGATATAACTGGTTATGACGGATTTTGTTGCATTGGAGGTGACGGAACCATGCATGAAGCGATCAATGGTGTAATGACCCGCAAGGATGGATTGCGAATTCCTATCGGCCTTATTACTGGCGGTACAGGAAATGCCTTTATGCACGATATGGATTGTCTTGATCCAATTAACGCTGCGAAACGGATTATAACGGGCAGACGTCGCTCGATTGATATTTTTAAATGTGATGCTGATGGTATTATTTATTACGGCTTCAACATTGTCGGTTGGGGCATCCCAACTGACGCCAATAATTTGGCGGAAAAAATGAGATGGATGGGGACACAACGCTATAACGTGGCTTCTATTATTGAGGTAATTCGCCATCGCAAACGATTTGCCCGAGTTGAAATAGATGGTAATGTAATTGGTGCTGATTTTAGCTTTATTATCGGGTGCAATACAATCCATACGGGTAAGGGGATGCAAATGGCACCGCTGGCGCGATTGGATGATGGTTTGATTGACCTTATTATTGCCCGAAAAGTTGGACGAATAAAACTGCTAAGATTATTTCCGAAAGTATTTAGCGGAAAACACATTGGCGACCCTGCCGTGGATTATCGACAAGTCAGTGAATTCACTATTAAACCTGAAGATCGAAATACGTTAAATATCGACGGTGAAATGCTGGGCAGTACACCCATTCACGTAAAAGTTTTACAAAAAGAATTGGAAGTTTTAGTATAA